A stretch of DNA from Leptospira wolffii serovar Khorat str. Khorat-H2:
TTTGCTACGTCTGCCGAAGTCATAAAAGCGCTGATCTTAGCGTCTGCGATCACCATCTCCGGAAAAAGAAGTTCATGACTGAAATAACGCACCGTCCTGTCCTCGTCCAGATAGATCGTGGAAGTAGGGGAGCATTCCAGTCCCATGACAGGATGAGTCGGGATAAGAATCAGAGGCACCGGTTTTTTTAAGCGAAGGGATTTCTTGGAAACGAAAACGTCCTCGGCGAAATAATCGTTGGATGTAAGAAGAGCGACTAACTTGGCGGTGTTCAAGCTCTCGTAGGAACCATAGCCTATGATGCAATTCGCGTTGGAGATTCTCGCGAAATAAGCTGCGGTATCCAATTCTTTGAGAGTAGGTTCCTTCTCGATATTATCGTAGAGGATCACTCCGTCTATATGCTTTTCCAGAGATGTTTTGATAATGGAGAATTCGTCCATATTCTCCAGCTCGTTTTGAGTGGAGAGAATGACCGCGCGATTTCCTATATTCTTAACGAAATTGCCCATCTTGAAACCGCAATCGGCTTCGAAGTGAATCTTGGTGGGAAAACTGAAATTGATCCAATCAGGGAGTATCGGCATTAGAGCTGGTCTCCCTTTCGTATTTGGATTGAGAGGAGGAGAAAAGAAAACCCGGAACCAAGGGAAAAAATTCCGGGCTTTGTTTACGGATTAACGGCCTAAGAAGGACTCGGCTACGCGATCTGCCACGGCATTCAGAATTTCCGGGCTGAGATTATCGTAATCGCCGTTCTTAAGCTTCTCTTTTACCTCTTTGAGCTTAGCGGATCTTTCCGAATCCACCGGGCTCGCTACGATCTTTTGAGCGATCGTTTGCACTTCCGCTTGGAGACGGGCTTCCGAAGCTTTTTGCTTGGCCGTATCCGAAATGGAAATATTATCGAATGATTCCTTGGTCTCGTTTTTGCGTACAGGAGTCGTCTTACGAGGTTCGTAAGATCCTCCACCTATGCCGCCGATTTTATCGATAGTCATTGGTTTTCCCTCTCACTCCAAAGTATCGGTATCCCCGACACGTCCGTTAAGCATTTTTTTAGGATTTGCGTAGAATAATACGACAAATTCTCCCTTTTCCGCGAATTTAAGTGATTCTAAGGGGGTATCGGGGGAGATTTTTAGGATTTCTTCATGGATTTTGGTGAGTTCCCGGCCGAGTAGGATCGGGGCCTCCGGGAAGATTTCTCGGACAGCCGAAAGGGTATCCTTGATCCTATGCACCGATTCAAAGACGGTGATCGGTCCTTGGAATTCTTCCCATTCCTTCAGCTGATTCCTTTTCTTCCCCTTCTTTTCGGATAAAAAACCTAAAAAGACGGAAGGATGGGTCTGCCAACCGGAGACGGAGAGCATGGAGGTGAGAGCGCTCGCTCCCGGAACAGGTACTACTGGAATATTCTCTTCTCTTAGGATACGCACAAGCTGAGAGCCCGGATCCGATACTCCCGGGGTTCCCGCATCCGAAACCAAGGCAAGCGTTCCCCCGTTTTTGAGTTCTTGGATAATCGCCGCAAAGGGTTGGGAAGAATGGTCCTTATACAAGGTTCTTGCGGTGGTTTGGATTCCGTAGGTTTGGAAAAGGCGTCTACTGTGCTGGGAATTTTCACAGTATATGATATCCGATTGTTTTAAGACTTCGAGGGCCCGAAGAGTGATGTCTTCCAAATTACCTATGGGTGTCGCAACAACATAAGCGGCTCCCGGCTTGATCTTAAACTTGGATTCTCCTTCCGGAGTCATAGATTACAGCCGGGAGGAGATTGGCCGGTAGGGCAGGCGCAACCGGTGGCCGCCACTCCCTTTGTACAAGGATTGCATACGGTTCCGACAGGACAGAGGGCCTGGGTCGCAGCGGAACAACTTGCGGTTGTGCAAGCGGAAGGATTACAGCTTGTATCCGAGGCGCAATGATCGGGATAAATGGAACTGCAGCGAGTTACAGGCGCCGACATATTGGATGTGATTCCAGTATTGAGCAAGGCTCGTAAAGTGAATGTATACACTTCGCATTTTTGGAACATCTGCACGGGAGAATAAGGTTGGTAGTTCACGATCGTTCTACTGACCGTATTCGCGGTAGACGCTTCTACTGCGAGCTGGGGAAAGGAGGGTTGTACGCCGTTTTCTAGATATAGATTGGAGCTAGTTGTCGTTTCTCCGGCGGAAGGAATTGCGAATGTAATATATAAATTATATCCTACGAATTGGGGTTCGAGATTCGTAACGTAATATTTCAAACCGTATTCGGGTCTATGGTCGGTCCAATTATCGTACATGGCAGTGATACTGAAAATTTGAGGGACTGCGACGGGAGTAATAAACACAAAGGGGGATTGAGTGACTTCGGTATTCGTCCCGCATCCTCCTAAAAGAAGAAAAAACAGAGTAAAAAGGATTCTCTTGCCTCGGGTTTTTAGGTTGCTTAGTTCCCGGGCGAGAAAGATTCTATTTTTACAACCCACAAGGATAGAATTCCTCCTTGGAGCGGTCTTACAACTAAAAAACTAGAGGTCCTCATTCGTGATCAGCGTGCGTAAACTTCTATTCATTGCGGGGATCGTTATTGTCTTATTCGCCTCCCTTCCCTTTCTTTTTTGGACGGACGACGAAAAATCGGAAGTAGATGCAAAAAGAAGCGAGGCGGACGCACTTGCGGGACTCTTCGGGGGAGGATCCGGATCTTCTTCTTCCAATTCTTCCGGAAGGGGAAGCGCGGGCAAATCCCTATTCGAGTCGGATTTTTTCAATGCGGGTAAGGGAGAATACAGAGAGCCGGAGCAGGCGGCAGGGGGCAACCAAGAGAATAAGCCCCAGGACGCTGCGGATTCGGATAATCCCGTCAATCCTCAAACCGGAAAGCCTTATACCAACGAGGAGATGGATCGTTTCCAACAATTGAAAGAACGTTTCCCGAATAACTCCCTTCTTCCTACTAAATTGAGTCCTGCCGAAAAAGAGCAAAAGAAACAGTTGGAACAAAGAGTTTCCGAGGCGACTCGAGCCGTGCTTTCTAGAACCGCTTCCAAGGAACAAGTCGTAACCTATTACGATTTTATGGAAAAGCAATCCAAGGACAGATTGGAAATCGTAAAGTATCTGGTGGATATCCAGAAGGGATCCGGAGATCCCGAGCAGGAAAAGAAATTGGAAACCATCCAGCAGACGATGATCCAGCAATTAGAACAGGTGCAAAAGGATAAGCAGAGAGCCTACGAACAAGCTG
This window harbors:
- a CDS encoding iron-containing alcohol dehydrogenase, translated to MPILPDWINFSFPTKIHFEADCGFKMGNFVKNIGNRAVILSTQNELENMDEFSIIKTSLEKHIDGVILYDNIEKEPTLKELDTAAYFARISNANCIIGYGSYESLNTAKLVALLTSNDYFAEDVFVSKKSLRLKKPVPLILIPTHPVMGLECSPTSTIYLDEDRTVRYFSHELLFPEMVIADAKISAFMTSADVAKVGVGILAAAVDSILSKYSNELTNSSALRAIEIIYKNLVPAIRDPKNLQYKNAIFGASLLVGMSHSSSSLGLCYALSLAASNLTNLDVFQAMSILLPHVMEYNLTSSAGKYVMIAKALDEDITNISVIEAAIKAVEGIRKIYIELKIPQRLSEYEVRKIDLPGIASLASSFPFLDSLPRDLPKNEIETILVAAF
- a CDS encoding flagellar biosynthesis anti-sigma factor FlgM — its product is MTIDKIGGIGGGSYEPRKTTPVRKNETKESFDNISISDTAKQKASEARLQAEVQTIAQKIVASPVDSERSAKLKEVKEKLKNGDYDNLSPEILNAVADRVAESFLGR
- the rsmI gene encoding 16S rRNA (cytidine(1402)-2'-O)-methyltransferase; the encoded protein is MTPEGESKFKIKPGAAYVVATPIGNLEDITLRALEVLKQSDIIYCENSQHSRRLFQTYGIQTTARTLYKDHSSQPFAAIIQELKNGGTLALVSDAGTPGVSDPGSQLVRILREENIPVVPVPGASALTSMLSVSGWQTHPSVFLGFLSEKKGKKRNQLKEWEEFQGPITVFESVHRIKDTLSAVREIFPEAPILLGRELTKIHEEILKISPDTPLESLKFAEKGEFVVLFYANPKKMLNGRVGDTDTLE
- a CDS encoding LIC11073 family putative lipoprotein, coding for MLFTLFFLLLGGCGTNTEVTQSPFVFITPVAVPQIFSITAMYDNWTDHRPEYGLKYYVTNLEPQFVGYNLYITFAIPSAGETTTSSNLYLENGVQPSFPQLAVEASTANTVSRTIVNYQPYSPVQMFQKCEVYTFTLRALLNTGITSNMSAPVTRCSSIYPDHCASDTSCNPSACTTASCSAATQALCPVGTVCNPCTKGVAATGCACPTGQSPPGCNL
- a CDS encoding LIC_20245 family lipoprotein, which gives rise to MISVRKLLFIAGIVIVLFASLPFLFWTDDEKSEVDAKRSEADALAGLFGGGSGSSSSNSSGRGSAGKSLFESDFFNAGKGEYREPEQAAGGNQENKPQDAADSDNPVNPQTGKPYTNEEMDRFQQLKERFPNNSLLPTKLSPAEKEQKKQLEQRVSEATRAVLSRTASKEQVVTYYDFMEKQSKDRLEIVKYLVDIQKGSGDPEQEKKLETIQQTMIQQLEQVQKDKQRAYEQAGL